The following proteins are encoded in a genomic region of Longimicrobium sp.:
- a CDS encoding glycosyltransferase family 4 protein, producing MRVLHVYAGNLYGGVEAMLATFARQRGLVPAMEPRFALAFEGRLSRELREAGAEVALLPGARISRPWTVWGAQREMAKLLAANRPDTAVFHSAWAHGIFAPEARRAGIPIAFWLHDMASGGAAERLARRTWPNLSICTSYSVRETLGQIFPGPGGGTVVYPSVPAPPDLSAEREAVRQELETDADSVVVIQASRMEPWKGHRVHLEALGALRDDPRWTCWLAGGAQRPHETEHRDEMRALAERLGIAGRVRWLGERADVPRLLAAADVLCQPNLGPEPFGMTYVEAMHARLPVVAAALGGAREIVTPETGMLVAADDPAATAEALGTLLGDAELRGRLGAAGPARARELCDPEMQMRRLHDLLATVAR from the coding sequence ATGCGCGTGCTGCACGTCTACGCGGGCAACCTCTACGGCGGCGTGGAGGCCATGCTGGCGACCTTCGCGCGCCAGCGCGGTCTCGTCCCCGCGATGGAGCCGCGGTTCGCGCTGGCGTTCGAGGGGCGCCTCTCCCGCGAGCTGCGCGAGGCGGGCGCGGAGGTCGCCCTCCTCCCCGGCGCGCGGATCAGCCGGCCGTGGACGGTGTGGGGCGCGCAGCGCGAGATGGCGAAGCTGCTCGCCGCGAATCGCCCCGACACGGCCGTCTTCCACTCCGCGTGGGCGCACGGCATCTTCGCGCCGGAAGCTCGACGAGCGGGGATCCCCATCGCCTTCTGGCTGCACGACATGGCGTCCGGCGGCGCGGCGGAGCGGCTGGCGCGGCGCACCTGGCCGAACCTGTCCATCTGCACCAGCTACTCCGTACGCGAGACGCTGGGGCAGATCTTTCCGGGGCCGGGCGGCGGCACCGTCGTCTATCCGTCCGTCCCCGCCCCGCCCGACCTCTCCGCCGAACGCGAGGCCGTGCGTCAGGAGTTGGAGACGGACGCGGATTCCGTCGTCGTGATCCAGGCGAGCCGGATGGAGCCGTGGAAGGGGCACCGGGTGCACCTGGAAGCGCTCGGCGCGCTGCGCGACGACCCGCGCTGGACCTGCTGGCTGGCCGGCGGCGCCCAGCGCCCCCATGAGACCGAGCACCGCGACGAGATGCGCGCGCTGGCCGAGCGGCTGGGGATCGCGGGGCGCGTGCGCTGGCTGGGCGAGCGCGCCGACGTGCCGCGGCTGCTGGCGGCGGCGGACGTCCTGTGTCAACCGAATCTTGGACCCGAGCCCTTCGGGATGACGTACGTGGAAGCAATGCATGCGCGGCTCCCCGTGGTCGCCGCGGCGCTCGGCGGCGCGCGGGAGATCGTCACGCCGGAGACGGGGATGCTCGTCGCCGCGGACGATCCCGCGGCGACGGCGGAGGCGCTCGGCACGCTGCTCGGCGACGCGGAGCTGCGCGGGAGACTGGGCGCCGCCGGCCCCGCGCGCGCCCGCGAGCTGTGCGATCCGGAGATGCAGATGCGGCGCCTGCACGACCTGCTGGCGACGGTTGCGCGATGA
- a CDS encoding class I SAM-dependent methyltransferase gives MTQPGVEERARQSLGSSGEAIYRMVADAIAARHAGGGTLVDVGCGSGKLWPFVRDRFERYVGVDAVRYDGFPAGGEFAAADLDAGEIPVPAGSGDVVAAVETIEHLENPRAFVRSLVRIARPGGWIVITTPNQLSLLSRATLLARGEHNAFRDASYPAHITALLEVDLRRIAAECGLEEVSAAYSGSGRVVLTGAHYPRWVSRLWPRGFSDNVLLAGRKPR, from the coding sequence ATGACGCAGCCGGGCGTGGAGGAGCGCGCGCGCCAGAGCCTTGGCTCCAGCGGCGAGGCCATCTACCGCATGGTCGCGGACGCGATCGCCGCGCGGCACGCGGGCGGCGGGACGCTGGTCGACGTCGGCTGCGGGAGCGGCAAGCTGTGGCCCTTCGTCCGCGACCGCTTCGAGCGCTACGTGGGCGTGGACGCGGTGCGCTACGACGGCTTCCCCGCCGGGGGCGAGTTCGCCGCCGCCGACCTGGACGCGGGCGAGATCCCCGTCCCCGCGGGCTCGGGCGACGTGGTCGCGGCGGTGGAGACGATCGAGCACCTCGAGAATCCCCGCGCGTTCGTCCGCTCGCTCGTCCGAATCGCGCGGCCGGGGGGATGGATCGTCATCACCACCCCCAACCAGCTGTCGCTGCTGAGCCGGGCCACGCTGCTGGCGCGCGGCGAGCACAACGCCTTCCGCGACGCCAGCTACCCCGCGCACATCACCGCGCTGCTGGAGGTGGACCTGCGGCGGATCGCGGCGGAGTGCGGGCTGGAGGAGGTGTCGGCGGCCTACAGCGGGAGCGGGCGCGTGGTGCTGACCGGCGCGCACTATCCGCGCTGGGTGTCGCGCCTGTGGCCGCGCGGCTTCTCCGACAACGTCCTTCTCGCCGGACGCAAGCCGCGGTGA
- a CDS encoding FkbM family methyltransferase, whose product MSAGAPLHLRVLAWAVRRLPAGRYRVMNRVPRGGGAFQARLPRAAGGYAYACDLRDLIAREVFFTGAYGPQETAILRATLRPGATFVDVGANWGYFTLLAAHLVGGSGRVIAMEPDPRLHALLAGNAAANGLRQVSAVAEAASDREGMAELAGCDLATGNWGVSSIVAKTAGPRFEVRTRRIDELLDEWEVERVELLKMDIEGAEEMALAGMAAGLARGRYRRVLVELHPTLAPGGRGLAARVRGTMEGAGYRGWSVASSRAATRRAAYRAADARSLLQPLDAGADDAWPHQLWIAPGEEPL is encoded by the coding sequence GTGAGCGCCGGGGCCCCGCTGCACCTGCGCGTGCTGGCCTGGGCGGTGCGGCGCCTTCCCGCCGGGCGCTACCGGGTGATGAACCGCGTCCCCCGCGGCGGCGGCGCGTTCCAGGCGCGGCTCCCGCGCGCGGCCGGCGGCTACGCCTACGCCTGCGACCTGCGCGACCTGATCGCCCGCGAGGTGTTCTTCACCGGCGCCTACGGGCCGCAGGAGACAGCCATCCTGCGCGCGACGCTGCGTCCCGGCGCCACCTTCGTGGACGTGGGCGCCAACTGGGGATATTTCACCCTGCTCGCCGCGCACCTGGTGGGCGGCTCCGGGCGGGTGATCGCGATGGAGCCGGACCCGCGGCTGCACGCGCTCCTGGCCGGCAACGCCGCGGCCAACGGGCTGCGGCAGGTCTCCGCGGTCGCCGAAGCGGCGTCGGACCGCGAGGGGATGGCGGAGCTGGCCGGATGCGACCTGGCGACCGGGAACTGGGGCGTGTCGTCGATCGTCGCGAAGACGGCCGGCCCGCGCTTCGAGGTGCGGACGCGGCGGATCGACGAGCTGCTGGACGAGTGGGAGGTGGAGCGCGTGGAGCTGCTGAAGATGGACATCGAGGGAGCCGAGGAGATGGCGCTGGCGGGGATGGCGGCCGGGCTGGCGCGCGGCCGCTACCGCCGCGTGCTGGTGGAGCTGCATCCCACCCTCGCGCCCGGCGGTCGCGGCCTCGCCGCGCGGGTGCGCGGGACGATGGAGGGCGCGGGGTACCGCGGCTGGTCGGTCGCCTCGTCGCGCGCGGCCACGCGGCGGGCGGCGTACCGCGCGGCGGACGCGCGCTCGCTGCTGCAGCCGCTGGACGCCGGCGCCGACGACGCCTGGCCGCACCAGCTCTGGATCGCCCCGGGAGAGGAGCCGCTGTGA